The proteins below come from a single Aegilops tauschii subsp. strangulata cultivar AL8/78 chromosome 6, Aet v6.0, whole genome shotgun sequence genomic window:
- the LOC109761316 gene encoding IQ domain-containing protein IQM3 yields the protein MEVETAVPPPAAGPDRVETASREPSHTGASSSPSPAAGGEANGAATKVQKVYRSYRTRRKLADSAVVVEELWWQALDFARLNHSTVSFYDDPEPETAASRWNRVSLNASKVGQGLSKDAKALKLAFQHWIEAIDPRHRYGHNLHFYYDVWCQTQAGQPFFYWLDIGEGKDVDLPDCPRARLKKQCIRYLGPQEREFYEYIVKEGKIIHKISGEALDTSQGPKGTKWIFVMSTAKKLYAGQKERGVFQHSSFLAGGATIAAGRFTAENGVIKSIWAYSGHYKPSAENLSNFMSFLEENGVDLKEVEVRSSTKEDYYEDPAPNSKQNPAAAIMPSNPPQLILPSNMVEEAKASGQSSQTEADEVNDNLCVEKARPAYQRTLSGGLQSPRDAVVSQDAILERVNSKNKSKSYQLGDRLSLKWSTGNGPRIGCVKDYPIELRMQALEMVQLSPGASTPPASWRVPSCISPTSPTSPLVPMQASLPQPS from the exons ATGGAGGTGGAGACTGCGGTGCCTCCTCCGGCGGCCGGGCCGGACCGTGTGGAGACCGCCTCGCGGGAGCCGAGCCACACGGGggcctcctcctcgccgtcgccggcgGCCGGAGGCGAAGCGAATGGCGCGGCCACCAAGGTGCAGAAGGTCTACCGGAGCTACCGGACCAGGCGCAAGCTCGCCGACTCCGCCGTCGTCGTCGAGGAGCTCTG GTGGCAAGCGCTGGACTTCGCGCGGCTGAACCACAGCACCGTCTCCTTCTACGACGACCCGGAGCCGGAGACCGCCGCCTCGCGCTGGAACCGCGTCAGCCTCAACGCATCAAAG GTGGGGCAGGGTTTATCCAAGGACGCCAAGGCTCTCAAGCTGGCTTTCCAGCACTGGATCGAGGCT ATTGATCCAAGACATAGGTACGGGCATAACCTGCATTTCTACTATGATGTCTGGTGCCAGACCCAGGCTGGCCAGCCCTTCTTCTACTG GCTTGATATTGGTGAAGGAAAAGATGTAGATCTTCCAGACTGTCCAAGGGCTCGGCTGAAGAAGCAATGCATAAGATATCTTGGTCCA CAAGAGCGCGAGTTCTATGAATACATCGTTAAAGAGGGAAAGATTATCCACAAGATATCTGGAGAGGCACTTGATACAAGCCAGGGCCCTAAAGGGACAAAGTGGATTTTCGTTATGAGCACAGCAAAGAAACTTTATGCTGGGCAG AAAGAGAGAGGTGTATTCCAGCACTCCAGCTTTTTAGCAGGAGGTGCCACTATAGCTGCTGGAAGGTTCACTGCAGAAAATGGAGTTATCAAG TCCATCTGGGCTTATAGTGGACATTACAAACCGAGTGCGGAGAATCTTAGCAACTTCATGAGCTTTCTAGAAGAGAATGGAGTTGATCTGAAAGAAGTTGAG GTACGCTCATCCACCAAGGAAGACTACTATGAAGATCCAGCACCTAATAGCAAACAGAACCCTGCTGCTGCTATCATGCCATCCAATCCTCCACAATTGATTCTCCCTTCCAACATGGTAGAAGAAGCCAAGGCATCTGGGCAATCTTCTCAGACTGAAGCTGACGAGGTCAACGATAATCTCTGCGTGGAGAAAGCAAGGCCAGCCTACCAAAGAACCTTATCAGGTGGCCTGCAAAGCCCTAGAGATGCCGTCGTCTCCCAGGATGCAATTCTTGAGAGAGTGAACTCCAAGAACAAGTCAAAATCCTATCAGCTCGGCGACAGGCTGTCCCTGAAATGGAGCACTGGAAATGGTCCAAGAATTGGGTGTGTGAAGGATTATCCAATAGAGCTCAGAATGCAAGCCCTGGAGATGGTACAGCTCTCGCCCGGAGCATCGACTCCTCCGGCCTCGTGGAGGGTGCCATCATGCATCTCCCCCACCTCGCCAACGTCGCCGCTCGTGCCAATGCAGGCCTCCCTGCCCCAGCCAAGTTAG
- the LOC109761314 gene encoding uncharacterized protein, with protein MEETAAVAAAAATETGTPEKSSYRYWVRQATGEAAPPPVPRKLDPSAANGGGGNPNALGSVWNQAGTWEEKNLNSWANGRIKDLLGSLGSLDFSTGKASIDEVSKCSGDAFLVTVRNKKRVGYNYELSLRFKGEWLVKEEKKKVTGHIDIPEFSFGELDDLEAEVRFTDTLEWDDKSRICKDVKLFLSPIKEKLRTFELELKDR; from the exons ATGGAGGAGACGGcggccgtggcggcggcggcggcgacggagacGGGGACGCCGGAGAAGTCGTCGTACAGGTACTGGGTGCGGCAGGCCACGGGCGAGGCGGCGCCCCCCCCCGTGCCCCGCAAGCTCGACCCCTCCGCCgccaacggcggcggcggcaacccCAACGCCCTCGGCTCCGTCTGGAACCAG GCTGGAACATGGGAGGAAAAGAACCTCAATTCATGGGCTAATGGTAGGATAAAG GATTTGCTGGGTTCTTTAGGTTCACTGGATTTCTCCACAGGGAAGGCATCCATTGATGAAGTGTCCAAATGCTCTGGCGAT GCATTTCTAGTAACGGTTCGTAATAAGAAGAGAGTAGGTTATAATTATGAACTGAGCTTGAGATTTAAAG GTGAATGGTTAGTcaaggaagagaagaagaaggtCACTGGCCATATAGACATCCCCGAGTTTTCATTTGGTGAGCTTGATGACCTCGAG GCAGAAGTTAGGTTCACCGATACCCTCGAATGGGATGACAAGTCGCGGATCTGCAAGGATGTGAAATTGTTCCTTTCGCCTATAAAGGAGAAGCTGCGGACGTTCGAGCTAGAGCTGAAAGATAGGTAG